The Phycisphaerales bacterium AB-hyl4 genome contains a region encoding:
- the mutS gene encoding DNA mismatch repair protein MutS, translating into MSQVAPNNVKAAKALTPAMQQYQRFKQQHPHCVLFFRMGDFYEMFHDDAKLAHKVLGVTLTQRTEGVPMAGVPYHSVEGYLRRMIQAGHRVAVCEQVEDAAQAKASGSVVKRDVTRVVTPGTITDESLLDEGQENPLAAVVFHGPARASAKSEIPNPKSEIASIAWAELSTGTFHVATLDVDELIDELARVHPRELIYCETANGEPPARVRQLADTLNCSLTPRPAWQMRQEEAVDQLRKQYGVAQLTGFGFEEDDLALAPAGAIVHYLLETQCLDVNSNSKLETSNSKLSHLQPPRRFVRNDHMVIDQTSLRSLEVERTLRSGEVAGSLLATLQAGSSCVTAMGKRLLRHWLCYPLREREPIEHRQRVVGALVDDARFLDELRDALDGVQDVQRITARLAVNRATPRDLVALGRSAAQIRQLERMLADRPTVAHYHAPVDSLVEPLESLANQITEACVEEPPGHLRDGGLIRDGYDSQLDEYRNLQRDSHDWLARYQKELIDTTDLPSLKVGYNKVFGYYIELTRANRDKAPDNWTRKQTLKNAERFITPELKEYEQKVLSAESRGVSREQALFAELCELARQQTVGLHRFAELVAELDALGCFARRAVRHRYVKPTIVDEPVLHVDAGRHPVLDELLGEQFVPNDVALGTAVSSSDDSPASSEEASANSKLETRNSKPQASLALITGPNMAGKSTYIRQAALITLLAHTGSFVPAASATVGLCDRIFTRIGASDELHTGQSTFMVEMTETANICHHATDRSLVILDEIGRGTSTLDGLSLAWALAEHLAQIGPRCLFATHYHELTALADEYDNVTNLNVTVREWQDQIVFLHRIAPGKTDRSYGIHVAKIAGLPQQVVNRANELLSQLAVNHEKAPTPAARTKAGSSAKRDQLPLFTEYVDHPAIDALRQVDLTQLTPMQAFDILRQLREQVEDAPDA; encoded by the coding sequence ATGAGCCAGGTGGCCCCGAACAACGTGAAAGCAGCCAAGGCACTGACGCCCGCGATGCAGCAGTACCAGCGGTTCAAGCAGCAGCACCCGCACTGCGTGTTGTTTTTCCGCATGGGCGACTTTTACGAAATGTTCCACGATGACGCGAAGCTCGCCCACAAAGTGCTCGGCGTCACCCTCACCCAGCGCACCGAAGGCGTGCCCATGGCGGGCGTGCCGTACCACTCGGTCGAAGGCTACCTCCGCCGTATGATCCAGGCTGGCCACCGCGTCGCCGTCTGCGAGCAGGTCGAAGACGCCGCGCAAGCCAAAGCCTCCGGCAGCGTCGTCAAACGCGACGTCACCCGCGTCGTCACCCCCGGCACGATCACCGACGAGTCCCTGCTCGACGAAGGACAGGAAAACCCCCTCGCCGCCGTCGTCTTCCACGGCCCCGCCCGCGCGTCCGCCAAATCCGAAATCCCAAATCCCAAATCCGAAATCGCTTCCATCGCCTGGGCCGAGCTGAGCACCGGCACGTTCCACGTCGCCACGCTCGACGTTGATGAGCTCATCGACGAACTGGCACGCGTCCACCCGCGCGAACTCATCTACTGCGAGACCGCCAACGGCGAGCCGCCCGCACGCGTCCGCCAGCTTGCCGACACGCTCAACTGCTCGCTCACCCCGCGCCCCGCCTGGCAGATGCGACAGGAAGAAGCCGTCGATCAGCTCCGCAAACAGTACGGCGTCGCCCAGCTCACCGGCTTCGGCTTCGAGGAAGACGACCTCGCCCTCGCCCCCGCCGGCGCAATCGTCCACTACCTCCTCGAAACCCAATGCCTCGACGTCAATTCGAACTCGAAACTCGAAACCAGCAACTCGAAACTCTCCCACCTCCAACCCCCGCGCCGCTTCGTCCGCAACGACCACATGGTCATCGACCAGACGTCGTTGCGATCGCTCGAAGTCGAACGCACACTGCGCAGCGGCGAAGTCGCCGGCTCGCTGCTCGCCACACTGCAAGCGGGTAGTAGCTGCGTCACCGCGATGGGCAAACGTCTGCTGCGACACTGGCTCTGCTACCCCCTTCGCGAACGCGAGCCGATCGAGCATCGCCAGCGTGTCGTCGGAGCGCTCGTCGACGACGCCCGCTTTCTTGACGAGTTACGCGACGCGCTCGACGGCGTGCAGGACGTGCAGCGCATCACCGCTCGCCTGGCGGTCAACCGTGCCACGCCGCGCGACCTCGTCGCGCTCGGCCGCAGCGCGGCGCAAATCCGCCAGCTTGAACGCATGCTCGCCGATCGGCCGACCGTCGCCCACTACCACGCGCCTGTCGACTCGCTGGTCGAGCCCCTCGAATCGCTTGCGAACCAGATCACCGAAGCCTGCGTCGAAGAGCCGCCCGGCCACCTGCGCGACGGCGGCCTCATCCGTGATGGCTACGACAGCCAGCTCGACGAGTACCGCAACCTCCAACGCGACAGCCACGACTGGCTCGCCCGTTATCAAAAAGAGCTCATCGACACCACCGACCTGCCCAGCCTCAAGGTCGGCTACAACAAAGTGTTCGGCTACTACATCGAACTGACCCGCGCCAACCGCGACAAAGCACCCGACAACTGGACACGCAAGCAAACCCTCAAAAACGCCGAGCGATTCATCACCCCCGAACTCAAGGAATATGAGCAGAAAGTGCTCAGTGCCGAAAGCCGAGGCGTCTCTCGCGAGCAGGCGCTGTTCGCTGAGCTATGCGAACTCGCCCGGCAACAGACCGTCGGCCTGCACCGCTTCGCCGAGCTGGTCGCCGAGCTCGACGCGCTCGGCTGCTTCGCCCGCCGGGCTGTACGCCATCGCTACGTCAAGCCCACCATTGTCGATGAGCCTGTGCTGCACGTCGACGCCGGCCGACACCCCGTGCTCGATGAGCTGCTCGGCGAACAATTCGTGCCCAACGATGTCGCATTGGGCACGGCAGTTTCGAGTTCAGATGACAGCCCCGCCTCGTCGGAAGAGGCATCCGCCAACTCGAAACTCGAAACTAGAAACTCGAAACCGCAAGCTTCGCTTGCACTGATCACCGGCCCGAACATGGCGGGCAAATCAACCTACATCCGCCAGGCAGCGCTGATCACCTTGCTCGCGCACACCGGCAGCTTCGTGCCCGCCGCCAGCGCGACCGTCGGCCTATGCGATCGCATCTTCACCCGCATCGGCGCGTCTGACGAACTGCACACCGGCCAGTCCACGTTCATGGTCGAGATGACCGAAACCGCCAACATCTGCCACCACGCCACCGACCGCAGCCTCGTCATCCTCGACGAGATCGGCCGCGGCACGTCCACCCTCGACGGCCTCTCGCTCGCATGGGCGCTCGCGGAGCACCTTGCGCAGATCGGCCCGCGATGCCTCTTCGCCACGCATTACCACGAACTCACCGCGCTGGCTGACGAGTACGACAACGTGACGAACCTGAACGTCACCGTCCGCGAATGGCAGGACCAGATCGTCTTCCTCCACCGCATCGCCCCCGGCAAGACCGACCGCAGCTACGGCATCCACGTCGCCAAAATCGCCGGCCTGCCGCAACAGGTCGTCAACCGCGCCAACGAGCTGCTCAGCCAGCTCGCAGTCAACCACGAAAAAGCGCCCACGCCCGCCGCCCGCACCAAAGCCGGCTCGTCAGCGAAGCGCGATCAGTTGCCGCTGTTCACCGAATATGTCGACCACCCAGCCATCGACGCGCTGCGGCAGGTCGACCTCACCCAGCTCACGCCCATGCAGGCGTTCGACATCCTTCGCCAACTGCGCGAGCAGGTTGAAGACGCCCCCGACGCGTGA
- a CDS encoding alkaline phosphatase family protein: protein MIALNARFCRLVVMVGLLGMLVGLPTKALMAAEGARATVVWISIDGIRPDYVDRADTPTLDRLMAAGAHTRQLVPVFPSVTFASHISQATGVKVRDHGVPGNAFYDSDRQRVYRYPPFANLLRAEPIWFTATRQGVRTAVLDWPMAHWQENARMQTAHHKQRFDGRLSDRERLEELVETWRGDEHEQPLHLLMTWIGDPDRAGHRHGPDAPEVADAFAETDALLSWFVDAIEKQWQATANDGDALYLIISTDHGMSPVHTLVHPYRLVGISRDREDITVVTTGNVGHIHLDQLEDEGERRAIIAAALAAGDEHDFVRVWQRDDLPDRWQYNHPTRTGDVVMVLDTGYTFSVRPAEVTADVADFGGPLGMHGYDPGEDPNMLGYALFHRWPLPLGGHEIEQVHSLQLHPTVARLLGIEPAAGAGAEPIELALPGE, encoded by the coding sequence ATGATTGCATTGAACGCGCGGTTTTGCCGACTTGTCGTGATGGTCGGCTTGCTCGGCATGCTCGTCGGCCTGCCGACGAAGGCGCTGATGGCGGCGGAGGGGGCGCGTGCGACGGTGGTGTGGATCAGCATCGACGGCATTCGGCCGGACTACGTCGACCGGGCCGACACGCCCACGCTCGACCGGCTGATGGCGGCGGGCGCTCACACCCGCCAACTCGTGCCCGTGTTTCCGTCGGTGACGTTTGCCAGCCATATCTCGCAGGCGACGGGCGTGAAGGTGCGCGATCATGGCGTGCCGGGCAACGCGTTTTACGACAGCGATCGGCAGCGCGTGTACCGCTATCCGCCGTTTGCCAACCTGCTGCGGGCGGAGCCGATCTGGTTCACCGCGACCCGGCAAGGCGTACGCACGGCAGTACTCGATTGGCCGATGGCGCACTGGCAGGAAAACGCGCGCATGCAGACGGCGCATCACAAGCAGCGCTTCGACGGCCGGCTTAGCGACCGCGAGCGGCTCGAAGAGCTTGTCGAAACGTGGCGGGGTGACGAACACGAGCAGCCGTTGCACCTGCTGATGACATGGATCGGCGACCCGGACCGCGCCGGCCACCGCCACGGCCCCGACGCGCCGGAAGTCGCAGACGCCTTCGCCGAGACCGACGCCCTGCTGAGCTGGTTTGTCGACGCCATTGAAAAACAGTGGCAGGCCACCGCGAACGACGGCGACGCGCTCTACCTGATCATCAGCACCGACCACGGCATGAGCCCGGTGCACACGCTCGTCCACCCCTACCGGCTCGTCGGCATCAGCCGTGACCGCGAAGACATCACCGTCGTCACCACAGGCAATGTCGGGCATATTCACCTCGACCAGCTCGAAGACGAGGGCGAACGGCGGGCGATCATCGCCGCTGCACTGGCTGCGGGCGACGAGCACGATTTCGTCCGCGTCTGGCAGCGCGACGACCTGCCCGACCGCTGGCAGTACAACCACCCGACCCGCACGGGCGACGTGGTGATGGTGCTCGACACGGGCTACACCTTTTCCGTCCGCCCGGCCGAGGTGACCGCCGACGTAGCCGACTTCGGCGGGCCGCTGGGCATGCATGGCTACGACCCGGGCGAAGACCCGAACATGCTCGGCTATGCGCTGTTTCACCGCTGGCCCCTGCCGTTAGGCGGGCATGAAATCGAGCAGGTGCATTCGCTGCAACTGCACCCGACGGTCGCCCGGCTGCTGGGCATCGAGCCCGCGGCGGGCGCTGGCGCCGAGCCGATCGAGCTGGCGTTGCCGGGCGAGTGA
- a CDS encoding cupin domain-containing protein, which yields MTTLNQSAVVYRAHSEGETHPVMGDPMRFIMTASDTGGAYAIAESQTKPGSGAPPHIHHNEEECMYVLDGAYEFTVDGKAYQLKQGDYIHIPRGAVRSFTNTADSESRVLIMHSPGSAAGFYVEMGKLPFPPQIEAIAEIGHRYNIEIVAG from the coding sequence GTGACGACGCTTAATCAATCCGCGGTGGTGTATCGTGCGCATTCGGAAGGCGAGACGCATCCAGTGATGGGCGACCCAATGCGGTTCATCATGACCGCCAGCGACACCGGCGGCGCGTATGCAATCGCCGAGTCGCAGACCAAGCCCGGCAGCGGTGCTCCGCCACACATTCACCACAATGAGGAAGAGTGCATGTACGTGCTCGACGGCGCGTACGAGTTCACGGTGGACGGCAAGGCGTACCAACTCAAGCAAGGTGACTACATTCACATTCCGCGCGGCGCGGTGCGGTCGTTTACCAACACGGCCGACTCGGAGTCGCGGGTGTTGATCATGCACAGCCCCGGCTCGGCGGCGGGCTTTTACGTTGAGATGGGCAAGCTGCCGTTCCCGCCCCAGATCGAGGCGATCGCGGAAATCGGGCATCGGTATAACATCGAAATCGTCGCGGGGTAA
- a CDS encoding glycosyltransferase family 4 protein — translation MTSSDRPWASLQAAALIGSYVPRRCGIGTFSSDLAEALAATAPHLNTWTVAMNDRPEGYRYPPRVWFEINQNRLGEYRLAADYLNMSNINVVSLQHEYGLFGGSAGRYILELLRRLRMPVVTTLHTVLKDPDDNQREVLNQLADASNRLVVMADRAYEFLTDIYKIPREKIQLIHHGIPDVPFVDPNYFKDQFGVEGRKVVLTFGLLSPNKGIENMVEALPHIVKQHPDLVYIVLGATHPGVMANSGEDYRLGLKQRARELGVQDHIEFVNKFVELDELLEFLGAADVYVTPYLNEAQITSGTLAYALGTGKATVSTPYWYAQEMLADDRGILVPFKDTQALAEAVTRLFDNETERHAMRKRAYQYTRQMRWSEVAGQYLDLFTQVRDEQRKHPRPASALPRKLRNDGQNELSEIKLDHLFTLTDDVGVFRQAKFTVPDRHAGYATDDNARALVTLLLAQDHVRYTAGTSLDKLIVRCLSFLDHALDSRTGRFRAVMRFDRTWHGDDEQSEDVHARTIWALGETVARCEARGHMTLAANLFQRGLDACDTFKHPLAWADGLIGIHAYLRRFSGDTHARRLRERLAERMLDCFKTNVGDDWVWPTNSVTYTAARLPHALLLSGRWMFNDEMIQTALRSLDWLWHVHAESDDQFAPVGTEGYFPRGGSKARFAQQPIEAYVTLDACLEAFRVTDEQHWLDRANRCLSWFLGDNDLRVPLYDHTTGGCHDALLAHGVHENQSAQATLAWLLSLLSQYEQIFEPESGGADRKLRSEKTESKSTADASKSTA, via the coding sequence ATGACAAGTTCAGACCGTCCGTGGGCATCTTTGCAAGCCGCTGCACTTATCGGAAGTTACGTCCCCAGGCGTTGCGGTATCGGTACATTCAGCTCAGATCTCGCCGAGGCCCTCGCCGCCACCGCGCCACATCTGAATACATGGACCGTGGCCATGAACGATCGGCCAGAGGGCTATCGCTACCCCCCACGCGTCTGGTTTGAAATCAACCAGAACCGCCTGGGCGAGTACCGCCTCGCCGCCGACTACCTGAACATGTCCAACATCAACGTCGTCTCGCTCCAGCATGAGTATGGCCTGTTCGGCGGCTCGGCGGGGCGATACATCCTCGAACTGCTCCGCCGCCTGCGCATGCCCGTCGTCACCACGCTGCACACCGTCCTCAAAGACCCCGACGACAACCAGCGCGAAGTGCTCAACCAGCTTGCCGACGCCTCCAACCGCCTGGTGGTCATGGCCGACCGCGCTTACGAATTTCTCACCGATATCTACAAGATTCCGCGAGAGAAAATCCAGCTCATCCACCACGGCATCCCCGACGTGCCCTTCGTTGACCCGAACTACTTCAAAGACCAGTTCGGCGTCGAAGGCCGAAAGGTCGTGCTCACCTTCGGCCTGCTGAGCCCGAACAAGGGCATCGAAAACATGGTCGAGGCCCTGCCTCACATCGTCAAACAACACCCCGACCTGGTCTACATCGTGCTCGGCGCGACGCATCCGGGCGTGATGGCGAACAGCGGTGAAGATTACCGCCTCGGCCTGAAGCAGCGGGCACGCGAACTCGGCGTGCAGGACCACATCGAGTTCGTCAACAAGTTCGTCGAGCTTGACGAGTTGCTGGAGTTTCTCGGCGCTGCGGACGTGTATGTGACGCCTTACTTGAACGAAGCGCAGATCACCTCCGGCACGCTCGCGTACGCGTTGGGCACGGGCAAAGCGACCGTTTCAACGCCGTACTGGTATGCACAGGAGATGCTCGCCGACGATCGCGGCATCCTCGTCCCGTTCAAAGATACGCAAGCGCTCGCCGAGGCGGTCACCCGTCTGTTCGACAACGAGACCGAACGCCACGCGATGCGCAAGCGTGCCTATCAGTACACCCGGCAGATGCGCTGGTCGGAAGTGGCGGGCCAGTACCTGGACCTGTTCACGCAGGTGCGCGACGAGCAGCGAAAGCACCCGCGCCCCGCCTCGGCGCTGCCGCGCAAGCTGCGCAACGACGGCCAGAACGAGCTCAGCGAAATCAAGCTCGACCACCTGTTCACCCTCACCGACGACGTTGGCGTGTTCCGCCAGGCGAAGTTCACCGTTCCCGACCGGCACGCCGGCTACGCCACGGACGACAACGCTCGCGCGCTGGTCACGCTCCTGCTTGCGCAGGATCACGTGCGATACACCGCCGGGACAAGCCTCGACAAACTCATCGTCCGCTGCCTGAGTTTTCTAGATCACGCACTCGATTCCCGCACCGGCCGATTCCGCGCGGTCATGCGCTTCGACCGAACCTGGCATGGCGACGACGAACAATCCGAAGACGTACACGCTCGCACGATCTGGGCGCTGGGCGAAACAGTCGCCCGCTGTGAGGCCCGCGGGCATATGACGCTCGCGGCCAACCTGTTCCAGCGCGGGCTCGACGCCTGTGATACGTTCAAGCATCCGCTCGCCTGGGCCGACGGACTGATCGGCATCCACGCCTACCTTCGTCGTTTCAGCGGCGACACGCACGCGCGTCGCCTCCGCGAACGACTGGCTGAGCGAATGCTCGACTGCTTCAAAACCAACGTCGGCGACGACTGGGTCTGGCCCACCAATAGCGTCACCTACACCGCCGCCCGCCTGCCCCACGCGCTGCTGCTGTCCGGCCGATGGATGTTCAACGATGAAATGATCCAGACCGCGCTGCGCAGCCTCGACTGGCTCTGGCATGTGCATGCCGAGTCCGACGACCAGTTCGCCCCCGTCGGCACGGAAGGCTACTTCCCACGCGGCGGCAGCAAAGCACGCTTCGCACAGCAGCCCATCGAAGCCTACGTCACCCTCGACGCCTGCCTCGAAGCGTTCCGCGTCACCGACGAACAACACTGGCTCGACCGCGCCAACCGCTGCCTCAGCTGGTTCCTCGGCGACAACGACCTGCGCGTACCGCTGTATGACCACACCACCGGCGGCTGCCACGACGCGCTGCTCGCCCACGGCGTACACGAAAACCAGTCCGCGCAGGCCACCCTCGCCTGGCTGCTCTCGCTACTCAGCCAGTACGAGCAGATATTCGAACCGGAGTCGGGCGGCGCGGACCGCAAGCTGCGCTCCGAAAAGACCGAGAGCAAATCAACCGCCGACGCGTCGAAATCCACCGCCTGA
- a CDS encoding sugar phosphate nucleotidyltransferase — protein MKGIILAGGLGSRLRPLTLVTNKHLLPVYDRPMIYYPIQCLLNAGINEILIVTGGEHAGDFLKLLKNGKQLGVKHLEYAYQEGEGGIADALQLAEEFADGEKVCVILGDNIIEGNIKKAAGDFFTQPTGAKLLLKEVDDPERFGVAEVDDKGAVTNIVEKPKKPKSNLAVTGIYFYDADVYDICRTLEPSNRGELEITDVNNAYLKRGDLSHEVLDGWWTDAGTFESLYRASVLVRDAGVNKAKLAETAEAK, from the coding sequence ATGAAGGGAATCATTCTTGCCGGTGGCCTTGGCTCGCGACTGCGGCCGCTGACGCTGGTCACCAACAAGCATCTGCTGCCGGTCTACGATCGGCCGATGATTTACTACCCCATCCAATGCCTGCTCAACGCCGGGATCAACGAGATCCTCATCGTCACCGGCGGCGAGCACGCGGGCGATTTCCTCAAGCTGCTGAAAAACGGCAAGCAGTTGGGCGTCAAGCACCTGGAGTACGCGTACCAGGAAGGCGAAGGCGGCATCGCGGACGCGCTGCAACTGGCGGAGGAGTTCGCCGACGGGGAGAAGGTCTGTGTCATCCTCGGCGACAACATCATTGAAGGCAATATCAAAAAGGCGGCTGGCGATTTCTTCACTCAGCCCACCGGCGCGAAGCTGCTGCTGAAGGAAGTCGACGACCCCGAACGCTTCGGCGTGGCGGAGGTCGATGACAAGGGAGCGGTGACCAACATTGTCGAAAAGCCTAAGAAGCCCAAGAGCAATCTTGCGGTGACGGGCATTTATTTTTACGACGCGGACGTTTATGACATCTGCCGAACGCTCGAACCTTCCAACCGAGGCGAGCTGGAGATCACGGACGTGAACAACGCGTACCTGAAGCGCGGCGACCTGTCGCACGAAGTGCTCGACGGCTGGTGGACAGACGCGGGCACTTTCGAGAGCCTGTACCGTGCGAGCGTGCTCGTGCGTGACGCGGGTGTGAACAAGGCGAAGCTGGCCGAGACCGCCGAGGCGAAGTGA
- the rfbD gene encoding dTDP-4-dehydrorhamnose reductase, producing MPMNQPDFQKITPLLLISPNGMLGRAWRELLDAHGLDYETAARPDFDLNQPETIEAHLVDGVRTVINCSAWTDVDGAETHEADAMLVNGEAVGQLARRCQAINATLVHYSTDYVFNGRAETPYRTDQPRDPLNAYGRTKARGELLIEQSGCEHLIIRTSWLYAPWGSNFVRTMARLTAEKPTLRVVDDQRGRPTSCEHLATTSLALLQNGGRGVYHITDGGECTWCEFTQEINRQLGHSCDVQPCTTDEFPRPAKRPAYSVLDLSEAEHLVGPMPEWKVNLRSVLDRMAGSTE from the coding sequence ATGCCTATGAACCAGCCTGACTTTCAGAAGATCACCCCCCTGCTGTTGATCAGCCCCAACGGCATGCTCGGCCGAGCGTGGCGTGAGCTGCTCGACGCGCACGGGTTGGATTACGAAACGGCAGCCCGCCCGGACTTTGATCTCAATCAGCCGGAGACAATCGAAGCGCATCTGGTGGATGGCGTGCGAACCGTGATCAACTGCTCGGCGTGGACGGACGTCGACGGCGCGGAAACGCACGAAGCCGACGCGATGCTGGTCAACGGCGAAGCGGTGGGCCAACTCGCCCGCCGATGCCAGGCGATCAACGCCACGCTGGTGCACTACTCCACCGACTATGTTTTCAACGGCCGGGCGGAAACGCCCTATCGCACGGACCAGCCGCGCGACCCGTTGAACGCCTACGGCCGAACGAAGGCTCGCGGCGAACTGCTCATCGAACAGTCCGGCTGCGAACACCTGATCATCCGCACGAGTTGGCTATACGCGCCGTGGGGCAGCAACTTTGTACGGACGATGGCGCGGCTGACGGCGGAGAAGCCGACGCTTCGCGTGGTGGACGACCAGCGCGGCAGGCCAACGAGTTGCGAACACCTCGCAACCACATCGCTGGCGCTGCTGCAAAACGGCGGGCGGGGCGTTTACCACATCACCGACGGCGGCGAATGCACCTGGTGCGAGTTTACGCAGGAGATCAATCGGCAGCTCGGGCATTCGTGTGATGTGCAGCCTTGCACGACGGACGAGTTTCCCCGCCCTGCGAAGCGGCCGGCGTACAGTGTGCTCGACCTCAGCGAAGCGGAGCACTTGGTCGGGCCGATGCCGGAGTGGAAAGTGAACCTGCGGTCGGTTTTGGACAGGATGGCGGGATCGACGGAATGA
- the rfbB gene encoding dTDP-glucose 4,6-dehydratase — translation MKILLTGGSGFIGSNFVRFVLRERPGYQVINLDALTYSGNPENLADIESDERYRFVHGDIRDIDRVAELIEEADAVVHMAAESHVDRSIMDARPFVESNALGTQTVIDALRRANPKLTKRLVHVSTDEVYGTLPLDKPEVKFTEDTPLQPNSPYAASKTASDLFVRAAFHTFGMDVCITRCSNNFGPYQFPEKVIPLFVTNLIEGKKVPLYGDGRNVRDWLHVEDHCEAVLAVLEKGSAGEVYNIGGNNERSNLELTHSILQAMNCGEEKIEYVKDRLGHDLRYAIDASKIERELGWRPTRSAWPGALEATVKWYVDNPQWWQRVRSGAYRTYYEKQYGNA, via the coding sequence ATGAAAATTCTGCTTACTGGCGGCTCAGGCTTTATCGGTTCGAACTTTGTCCGGTTTGTGTTGCGCGAACGGCCTGGGTATCAGGTGATCAACCTCGATGCGCTGACTTACTCCGGCAATCCGGAGAACCTGGCCGACATCGAGAGCGATGAGCGGTATCGCTTCGTGCATGGTGATATTCGTGACATCGATCGCGTGGCGGAGTTGATTGAAGAGGCGGACGCGGTGGTGCACATGGCGGCGGAGAGCCATGTCGACCGTTCGATCATGGACGCGCGGCCGTTTGTTGAGTCGAACGCGCTGGGAACGCAGACGGTGATCGACGCGCTGCGTCGGGCGAACCCGAAGCTGACTAAGCGGCTGGTTCATGTGTCGACCGACGAGGTGTATGGCACGCTGCCGCTGGACAAGCCGGAGGTGAAGTTCACCGAAGACACACCATTGCAGCCGAACAGTCCGTATGCGGCGAGCAAGACGGCGAGCGACCTGTTCGTTCGCGCGGCGTTTCACACGTTCGGCATGGATGTGTGCATCACGCGGTGTTCGAATAACTTTGGCCCTTACCAGTTTCCGGAGAAGGTCATTCCGCTGTTCGTGACGAACCTGATCGAAGGCAAGAAGGTGCCGCTGTACGGCGACGGCCGAAACGTGCGCGACTGGCTGCATGTGGAAGATCATTGTGAAGCTGTGCTGGCCGTGCTGGAGAAGGGGTCGGCCGGCGAGGTGTACAACATCGGCGGCAACAACGAACGGTCCAACCTGGAACTGACGCACAGCATTCTCCAGGCGATGAACTGCGGCGAAGAGAAGATCGAATACGTGAAGGATCGGCTGGGGCATGACCTGCGGTACGCGATCGATGCGAGCAAGATCGAACGTGAACTGGGGTGGCGGCCGACGCGATCGGCCTGGCCGGGCGCGCTGGAGGCGACGGTGAAGTGGTACGTGGACAACCCGCAGTGGTGGCAGCGGGTGCGCAGCGGGGCGTACCGGACGTACTACGAGAAGCAGTACGGCAATGCGTGA
- a CDS encoding class I SAM-dependent methyltransferase: MTEQQSLSAADATRTQPHGDLTAYYGEPENRKEYLRELFDDTAMDYDRILQYAFFGTGNFYRRRALRFAGLKPGMKLLDVACGTGVVTVQALHTLEPEDIVCVDPSPGMRKVASEKLGERTPVLEGSAEHLPVEDNQFDLLTMGYALRHVTSLEDAFTEYFRVLKPGGKVMLLEISRPKGRVSRFFTRLYMRDLVPLISRIVARRERGHTLMRYFWESIDQCVPPQTILDALESCGFKDVSRRAELGIFSAYIATKPEGND, encoded by the coding sequence GTGACAGAACAACAATCCCTCTCTGCCGCCGACGCGACGCGTACGCAACCGCACGGTGACCTGACCGCCTACTACGGCGAGCCGGAGAACCGCAAGGAATATCTACGCGAGTTGTTTGACGATACGGCGATGGACTACGACCGGATTCTTCAATACGCCTTCTTCGGCACGGGGAATTTTTACCGTCGGCGGGCGTTGCGCTTCGCCGGGCTGAAGCCGGGCATGAAACTGCTTGATGTGGCTTGCGGGACGGGCGTGGTGACGGTGCAGGCGCTGCACACGCTTGAGCCGGAGGACATCGTCTGCGTCGATCCGAGTCCGGGGATGCGGAAGGTCGCCAGCGAGAAGCTTGGCGAGCGGACGCCGGTGCTCGAAGGCAGTGCCGAGCATCTGCCGGTGGAAGACAATCAATTCGATTTGCTGACGATGGGCTACGCGTTGCGGCATGTGACGTCGCTGGAAGATGCGTTCACCGAGTATTTCCGCGTGCTCAAGCCGGGCGGGAAGGTGATGCTGCTGGAGATTTCCAGGCCGAAGGGCCGGGTGTCGCGCTTTTTCACTCGGCTGTACATGCGGGATCTCGTGCCGTTGATCAGCCGTATCGTTGCGCGGCGTGAGCGTGGGCATACGTTGATGCGTTATTTCTGGGAGAGCATTGACCAGTGCGTGCCGCCGCAGACGATTCTCGATGCGCTGGAGAGTTGCGGGTTCAAGGATGTGTCGCGGCGGGCGGAGCTTGGGATTTTCTCGGCGTATATCGCGACGAAGCCCGAGGGTAACGACTGA